A single Halarcobacter anaerophilus DNA region contains:
- a CDS encoding response regulator transcription factor translates to MKLNNLFVLYVFDKTSSKNEVLSLLEKKLKKVFIANSLKQAQSCYRKYSPCIIIVDDSFFDNTMVKFLQEIRQSDIKTAFLVLSNNKTNKYLYELMELYITKYILKPFKKEELLLGLEKSLEVIESRIYSNVNLGRGILFNFQTQSITKEGKVFILNKKESILVNLFIQNSNRVITYEELAYHIWDNECTSAALKSLIRDFRKKTYKTILQNYSGIGYKLNIQN, encoded by the coding sequence TTGAAATTAAATAACTTATTTGTTTTATACGTTTTTGATAAAACATCTTCTAAAAATGAAGTTTTATCTCTTTTGGAGAAGAAGTTAAAAAAGGTATTTATTGCAAATAGTTTAAAACAAGCCCAAAGTTGTTATAGGAAGTATTCCCCTTGTATTATCATTGTAGATGATTCTTTTTTTGATAATACAATGGTGAAATTTCTTCAAGAGATTAGGCAAAGTGATATAAAAACGGCATTTTTAGTTTTAAGTAATAATAAAACAAATAAATATCTTTATGAGCTAATGGAACTTTATATTACAAAATATATTTTAAAACCGTTTAAAAAAGAAGAGTTGCTTTTAGGCTTGGAAAAATCTCTTGAAGTTATTGAAAGTAGAATTTATAGTAATGTAAATTTAGGAAGGGGTATATTGTTTAACTTCCAAACACAAAGTATTACAAAAGAGGGAAAAGTTTTTATATTAAATAAAAAAGAGTCTATTTTAGTAAACCTTTTTATACAAAATTCAAATAGAGTTATAACTTATGAAGAGTTGGCGTATCATATTTGGGATAATGAATGTACAAGTGCTGCTTTAAAATCTTTAATAAGAGATTTTAGAAAAAAAACTTATAAAACTATTTTGCAAAACTATTCGGGTATCGGATATAAACTGAATATTCAAAATTAA
- a CDS encoding aspartate aminotransferase family protein has product MLEQLDKEYVLHTYARNYVNFKKGINATLFDDKDRDYIDFTSGIGVVSVGHGNKEVAKAICNQVQNITHISNLYGIEPQAKLAQKIAKLANMDVATFFANSGAEANEGAIKIARKYGKTKYDGKRYKVITLEHSFHGRTITTVKATGQESFHSPNFAPYPDGFTYNMAIDDIYNSIDDETVAVMIELVQGEGGVQPFEKEAVQELAKFLKQRDILLIIDEVQTGVYRTGEFLASNLYEIEPDVITMAKGLGGGVPIGAVVTTHKDIFEPGDHGSTFGGNYLCTTSANKVLELLEEYKDAGKLDETIISFGAKLNEIFEKYPNIFIAQVGLGLMRGLRVKDADLLKKVIATAFEEGVLVLKAGRNTLRLLPPLTISKEEINEGFKRLDNALAKIG; this is encoded by the coding sequence ATGTTAGAACAATTAGATAAAGAGTATGTATTACATACATATGCAAGAAATTATGTTAATTTTAAAAAAGGTATAAATGCAACGCTATTTGATGACAAAGATAGAGATTATATAGATTTTACATCGGGAATAGGTGTTGTATCAGTAGGACACGGTAACAAAGAAGTGGCAAAAGCTATTTGTAATCAAGTTCAAAATATAACTCATATATCAAACCTTTACGGAATTGAACCTCAAGCAAAACTTGCTCAAAAAATTGCAAAATTGGCAAATATGGATGTTGCAACATTTTTTGCAAATTCTGGTGCCGAAGCAAATGAAGGGGCAATAAAAATTGCAAGAAAATACGGTAAAACAAAATATGACGGGAAAAGATATAAAGTTATTACATTAGAACACTCTTTTCACGGAAGAACTATTACAACCGTTAAAGCAACAGGTCAAGAATCTTTTCACAGTCCAAACTTCGCTCCGTATCCCGACGGTTTTACTTATAATATGGCAATTGACGATATCTATAACTCTATTGATGATGAAACGGTTGCAGTTATGATAGAGCTTGTTCAAGGAGAAGGTGGAGTTCAACCTTTTGAAAAAGAAGCAGTTCAAGAACTTGCAAAATTTTTAAAACAAAGAGATATTCTTTTAATCATTGATGAAGTTCAAACAGGTGTTTACAGAACAGGTGAATTTTTAGCTTCAAACCTTTATGAAATAGAACCCGATGTTATAACAATGGCAAAAGGTTTAGGTGGAGGTGTTCCAATAGGAGCCGTTGTAACTACTCATAAAGATATATTTGAACCCGGAGATCACGGATCTACTTTTGGGGGAAATTACTTATGTACTACAAGTGCAAATAAAGTATTAGAACTTTTAGAAGAGTATAAAGATGCAGGGAAATTAGATGAAACTATTATCTCTTTTGGGGCTAAATTAAATGAAATATTTGAAAAATATCCAAATATTTTTATTGCCCAAGTAGGACTTGGTCTTATGAGAGGATTAAGAGTAAAAGATGCAGATTTATTAAAAAAAGTTATCGCAACAGCATTTGAAGAGGGTGTTTTAGTATTAAAAGCAGGAAGAAATACTTTAAGACTTTTACCGCCTCTAACTATTTCAAAAGAGGAGATTAACGAAGGCTTTAAGAGGTTAGATAATGCACTTGCAAAAATCGGCTAA
- a CDS encoding aspartate carbamoyltransferase catalytic subunit has product MQHLIKTSDFTKDEILNIYDDAKMFLDMESSEVLKGKLIVTLFFENSTRTRSAFEIAAKRLGAEVVSLDVGTSSRSKGETIFDTVMNINAMGPDAIIIRHSDCGLPGSLVDYVDCPVINAGDGKNAHPTQALLDLFTIMEHFDGETQGKRIAIVGDVKTSRVAGSNMKLLPRFGIDVCFVAPECFKAETDEFKQYDNISKVIDNIDIVMSLRTQLERHHEVYFQSLNEYAKDYCITKETFGNRDLLLLHPGPVNRNVDISDEMLLDPRCKVLRQVKNGVAVRMAVLKKLVLQ; this is encoded by the coding sequence ATGCAGCATTTAATTAAAACATCTGATTTTACAAAAGATGAAATATTAAATATTTATGATGATGCAAAAATGTTTTTGGATATGGAGAGCAGTGAAGTCTTAAAAGGTAAGCTTATAGTAACGCTTTTTTTTGAGAACTCAACAAGAACAAGAAGTGCTTTTGAAATAGCTGCAAAAAGATTGGGAGCTGAGGTTGTCTCTTTAGATGTGGGTACAAGTTCAAGAAGTAAAGGCGAAACAATTTTTGATACGGTAATGAACATCAATGCTATGGGACCTGATGCAATTATTATCAGACATTCAGATTGCGGATTACCGGGTAGTTTGGTTGATTATGTCGATTGTCCCGTTATAAATGCGGGAGACGGTAAAAATGCTCACCCTACACAAGCTTTATTAGATCTTTTTACAATTATGGAACATTTTGACGGGGAAACTCAAGGAAAAAGAATCGCAATAGTAGGTGATGTAAAAACTTCAAGGGTTGCAGGTTCAAATATGAAACTTCTTCCAAGATTCGGAATCGATGTTTGTTTTGTTGCTCCTGAGTGTTTTAAAGCCGAAACGGACGAATTTAAACAATATGATAATATTTCAAAAGTAATTGATAACATTGATATTGTAATGAGTTTAAGAACTCAGCTTGAAAGACACCATGAGGTATATTTTCAATCATTAAACGAGTATGCAAAAGATTATTGCATTACAAAAGAGACTTTCGGAAATAGAGATTTACTTCTTCTTCACCCGGGACCTGTTAATAGAAATGTAGATATTTCAGATGAAATGTTACTTGATCCAAGATGTAAAGTTTTAAGACAAGTTAAAAACGGGGTTGCCGTAAGAATGGCAGTTCTTAAAAAACTTGTACTTCAATAA
- a CDS encoding cysteine hydrolase family protein, translated as MGKKALLLVDFQNDYFSSFEGSKFPLNNCEKASSNASKILEEFRNRSLDIIHIRHENSNAYAPFFKAASTGADIHKSVEPLKNELVITKSFPNSFLQTKLKEYLDEKGINSLIIVGAMTHMCVDATVRAAKDFGYNCTVVNDACATKDLEFEGEKVSSSDVQRSFMAAFEFAYAKVENTENFLKGFDT; from the coding sequence ATGGGAAAAAAAGCATTACTTCTAGTAGATTTTCAAAATGATTATTTTTCAAGTTTTGAAGGTTCAAAATTTCCTTTGAATAATTGTGAAAAGGCATCTTCTAATGCCTCAAAAATTTTAGAAGAGTTTAGAAATAGATCTTTGGATATAATTCACATAAGACATGAAAATTCAAATGCTTATGCACCTTTTTTTAAAGCAGCTTCAACAGGAGCAGATATTCATAAAAGTGTAGAGCCTCTTAAAAATGAGCTTGTGATAACTAAAAGCTTTCCAAACTCTTTTTTACAAACAAAGTTAAAAGAGTATTTGGATGAAAAAGGTATAAATTCTTTAATAATTGTGGGTGCAATGACTCATATGTGTGTTGATGCAACAGTTAGAGCCGCAAAAGATTTTGGATATAATTGTACGGTTGTAAATGATGCGTGTGCTACAAAAGATTTAGAGTTTGAGGGGGAAAAAGTTTCTTCTTCTGATGTTCAAAGAAGTTTTATGGCTGCTTTTGAATTTGCTTATGCAAAAGTGGAAAATACTGAAAATTTTTTAAAAGGTTTTGATACTTGA
- a CDS encoding aminodeoxychorismate synthase component I, with translation MNLKKQLNRYGSLKEPFLFIISYDLSKFYIKPLKDLPCGIKLEVENNIESKKRVKKELKKYPLSFEKYKEKFDFIQEHIKRGNSYLLNLTAKTEIKTDLSLDEIYQKAKSKYKLKFFDDFVCFSPETFIKIENNKIFTFPMKGTIDSKISNAKEKILANEKEMAEHTMVVDLLRNDLGIVSNKIRVEKFRYIDKINAGNKELLQVSSKISGVLDKNWNEKIGDILTSILPAGSITGTPKKRTVDILKKIEGYDREFYSGVFGVYDGENLNSAVMIRFIQKDEKGNLFYKSGGGITCDSDVNQEYEELLDKVYLPF, from the coding sequence TTGAACCTAAAAAAACAACTAAACCGATACGGCTCTTTAAAGGAGCCGTTTCTTTTTATAATCTCTTATGATTTATCAAAATTTTATATAAAACCTTTAAAAGATCTGCCTTGCGGGATAAAACTTGAAGTTGAAAATAATATAGAGAGTAAAAAAAGAGTAAAAAAAGAGTTAAAAAAATATCCTCTCTCGTTTGAAAAATATAAAGAAAAATTTGATTTTATACAAGAGCATATAAAAAGAGGGAACAGTTATCTTCTTAATTTAACCGCAAAAACAGAGATTAAAACAGATTTGAGTTTAGATGAAATTTATCAAAAGGCAAAATCCAAATACAAACTAAAATTTTTTGATGATTTTGTCTGTTTTTCCCCTGAAACTTTTATTAAAATTGAGAATAATAAAATTTTTACTTTTCCTATGAAAGGAACTATTGACAGTAAAATCTCAAATGCCAAAGAGAAAATTTTGGCAAATGAAAAAGAGATGGCAGAACATACGATGGTAGTTGATCTTCTTAGAAATGATTTGGGAATCGTATCAAATAAAATAAGAGTTGAAAAATTTAGGTATATAGATAAAATCAATGCGGGAAATAAAGAACTTTTGCAAGTAAGTTCTAAAATCTCGGGAGTATTAGATAAAAACTGGAATGAAAAAATAGGTGATATTTTAACTTCAATTCTTCCCGCAGGTTCTATTACGGGAACACCTAAAAAAAGAACGGTAGATATTTTAAAAAAAATCGAAGGCTATGATAGAGAGTTTTACAGTGGAGTTTTTGGAGTTTATGACGGTGAAAATCTAAATAGTGCCGTTATGATAAGGTTTATTCAAAAAGATGAAAAAGGAAATCTTTTTTATAAAAGCGGAGGAGGAATAACCTGTGACTCCGATGTTAATCAAGAGTATGAAGAGTTGCTTGATAAAGTCTACCTGCCTTTTTAA
- a CDS encoding alpha/beta hydrolase family protein, translating to MSEIIKTLKKYDNFKDTYKYAYIGIPKGLGGLQKPFYGQFNKFLKLYPNFLPKNRLPCVLFMHGSKGLNKAETYRKWLVEAGFIFFAPNSFKIENRPTYKNPDKKSSYEKVHKVRQAEIFYNIRKLKDLKFIDKNNIFLMGNSEGGLAAAAYKGREFRGRIVTAYSCENGYYSKDFKIGAKKSDPFLNIIGTNDEFFSKNSIPNKEYKVQGHCTKALREHKNAKVILLPLTKHDITQNIYVKSDIINFLKLWSKA from the coding sequence TTGAGTGAGATTATAAAAACTTTAAAAAAATATGATAATTTTAAAGATACCTACAAATATGCTTATATTGGTATTCCTAAAGGATTAGGCGGTCTGCAAAAACCTTTTTACGGACAGTTTAATAAATTTTTAAAACTTTATCCCAATTTTCTGCCTAAAAATAGACTTCCTTGTGTTTTATTTATGCATGGTTCAAAAGGACTAAACAAAGCAGAAACCTATAGAAAATGGCTAGTAGAAGCGGGATTTATATTTTTTGCTCCCAACTCTTTTAAAATAGAAAATAGACCTACATATAAAAATCCGGATAAAAAATCATCTTATGAGAAAGTGCATAAAGTAAGACAAGCAGAGATTTTTTATAATATAAGAAAGTTAAAAGATTTAAAATTTATAGATAAAAACAATATTTTTTTAATGGGAAACTCCGAAGGCGGTCTTGCAGCTGCTGCATACAAAGGAAGAGAATTTAGAGGAAGAATAGTTACGGCTTATTCTTGTGAAAACGGTTATTATTCAAAAGATTTTAAAATAGGAGCTAAAAAAAGCGATCCTTTTTTAAATATAATAGGTACAAATGATGAGTTTTTTAGTAAAAATTCTATCCCGAACAAAGAGTACAAAGTGCAAGGGCACTGTACAAAAGCTTTAAGGGAACATAAAAATGCCAAGGTTATTTTATTACCTTTGACAAAACATGACATAACTCAAAATATCTATGTAAAAAGTGATATTATAAATTTTTTAAAGCTGTGGAGCAAAGCTTAA
- a CDS encoding Cj0069 family protein, protein MKNRVFIIEYQKGNDKGFDGFRPDTKPILDAIEELTEYKTEIVFYKPNRKYELLEYLKKRAVAVISRINPGNLKEVDEYFQFLKALSSYGIEVHTHPDVMINLDFKDILSKLKNTRLGDDETYFYHTYADFVRKFPKDLKKHGIRVLKTNYGSTGEGVYLVSKKDDGSIFSVEAVNNEKYYYDNITEFLEKFEVKFEEESENAAYFKGKTGFVGCRYLERISEGEIRVLLVNDKAISVVHKKPQEGEFSATLFSGAEYKYDSPEEPKWKEVVDLTIKGLKDIKPFLNGQNYPLLWTMDYIMDFDEKGKDKYILSEINCSCVGITTELQYAKEVAKVFVKKEKKTKKK, encoded by the coding sequence ATGAAAAACAGAGTTTTTATTATTGAGTATCAAAAAGGCAACGATAAAGGTTTTGATGGATTCAGACCTGATACCAAACCTATTTTAGATGCAATAGAAGAGCTTACAGAGTATAAAACAGAGATTGTTTTTTATAAACCAAATAGAAAGTATGAACTGCTTGAATATCTAAAAAAAAGAGCAGTTGCCGTTATTTCAAGAATCAATCCCGGAAATCTAAAAGAGGTTGATGAATATTTCCAATTTTTAAAAGCATTAAGCAGTTACGGTATTGAAGTTCATACCCATCCTGATGTAATGATTAATCTGGATTTTAAAGATATTTTATCAAAACTTAAAAATACTAGACTTGGAGATGATGAAACCTATTTTTATCACACTTATGCAGATTTTGTAAGAAAATTCCCGAAAGATTTAAAAAAACACGGAATCAGAGTTTTAAAAACAAACTACGGTTCAACAGGTGAGGGTGTTTACCTTGTATCAAAAAAAGATGACGGTTCAATTTTCTCGGTTGAGGCTGTAAACAATGAAAAGTATTATTATGACAATATAACGGAATTTTTAGAAAAATTTGAAGTCAAATTTGAGGAAGAATCGGAAAATGCCGCTTATTTTAAAGGTAAGACAGGTTTTGTAGGCTGCCGATATTTAGAAAGAATCAGTGAAGGTGAGATTAGAGTTTTGCTTGTAAATGACAAAGCAATCTCTGTTGTTCATAAAAAACCTCAAGAAGGGGAGTTCTCCGCAACTTTGTTTAGTGGAGCAGAGTATAAATATGATTCACCTGAGGAACCTAAGTGGAAAGAAGTGGTTGATCTTACTATTAAAGGGTTAAAAGATATAAAACCTTTTCTAAACGGTCAGAATTATCCTCTGCTTTGGACTATGGATTATATTATGGATTTTGATGAAAAGGGTAAAGACAAATATATCTTATCTGAAATAAACTGCTCTTGTGTAGGAATTACTACTGAGCTTCAATATGCAAAAGAGGTGGCAAAAGTTTTTGTAAAAAAAGAGAAAAAAACTAAAAAAAAGTAA
- a CDS encoding aminotransferase class IV family protein, with protein sequence MEYFETIKCEDYEVSNLLFHEKRVAKTIGLNLNLQDYIYAPSKELLRCKLIFDENGVIKVDYYPYQKREIKSFKLIFDDKIEYSKKLLNREKIEELYRKKEEADEIIIIKNSFVSDTSIANIAIFDGTNWLTPKTPLLEGTTRARLLEKGELIEKDITVKMLKEAEKIALMNAMIDFDILEDYSFFL encoded by the coding sequence ATGGAATATTTTGAAACAATAAAGTGTGAAGATTATGAAGTATCTAATCTTCTTTTTCATGAAAAAAGAGTTGCAAAAACTATCGGATTAAATCTTAATTTGCAAGATTATATTTATGCTCCTTCAAAAGAGCTTTTAAGATGTAAGCTTATTTTTGATGAAAACGGTGTTATTAAAGTTGATTATTATCCTTATCAAAAAAGAGAGATTAAATCTTTTAAATTGATTTTTGATGATAAAATAGAGTATTCGAAGAAGTTATTAAATAGAGAGAAAATAGAGGAACTTTATAGAAAAAAAGAAGAGGCTGATGAGATAATTATTATAAAAAACTCATTTGTAAGCGATACTTCAATTGCAAATATCGCAATATTTGACGGAACAAATTGGTTGACTCCCAAAACACCTCTTTTAGAAGGTACAACCAGAGCAAGACTTCTTGAAAAAGGAGAATTAATAGAAAAGGATATTACTGTAAAGATGTTAAAAGAGGCAGAAAAAATTGCTTTAATGAATGCTATGATAGATTTTGATATTTTAGAAGATTATTCATTTTTTTTATAG